Proteins encoded by one window of Dioscorea cayenensis subsp. rotundata cultivar TDr96_F1 chromosome 20, TDr96_F1_v2_PseudoChromosome.rev07_lg8_w22 25.fasta, whole genome shotgun sequence:
- the LOC120251785 gene encoding SPX domain-containing membrane protein OsI_17046-like isoform X3 has translation MGFGSADHRAGLRSTWFPSDLEALARFVDLSNLKMVNFGKRLMQDQVQEWKEYYINYKLMKKRVKLYVQQTQVDGKDHQQVLKEFSRILDEQVDRSQWDELLAYNGKVLMNLTK, from the exons ATGGGCTTTGGATCCGCTGATCATCGGGCTGGGCTTCGGAGCACTTGGTTCCCTTCAGATCTGGAGGCTCTAGCTCG GTTTGTTGATTTAAGTAACCTCAAGATGGTTAATTTTGGGAAAAGGTTGATGCAAGATCAAGTCCAAGAATGGAAAGA ATACTATATTAATTATAAGCTAATGAAGAAGAGAGTAAAGCTGTATGTTCAACAGACTCAGGTGGATGGAAAAGATCATCAGCAAGTGCTCAAAGAATTTTCCAGGATTCTCGATGAACAG GTGGATCGCTCTCAATGGGATGAGCTGTTAGCTTATAATGGAAAAGTT TTAATGAATTTAACTAAATGA
- the LOC120251445 gene encoding berberine bridge enzyme-like 26 yields MATSSATRLLLFCLISISIARTCYSFSNEEFLQCLNLHTKTSTGNLSKLLYYPNTTSYSNLLLSSISNTRFTTPQTPKPLLIFTPSHESHVQASVLCCKYYALSLRVRSGGHDFEGLSFHSLEKQPFIILDFINFQSVIIDVKHSTALVEVGATIGDVYYHIAKQTTIFGFPAGTCPTVGVGGHISGGGIGTLVRKYGVAADNVLDVRLVDLHGRILDKGSMGEDLFWAVRGGGAASFGVVLSWKLRLVPVPQTVTVFNVSKSLEDGAIDIIDKWQHVAHNLPEDLFIETVIQTILNGTKGVEVIFNGLYLGKSYKALEVMNNSFPEMGVGVKDLKEMNWIQSVMSFGFYPVDSPLEILTDRSLQPKVNFKAKSDYVVNLLPRAALKILWDSLLQVEAASISFEPYGGRMAEIPESQIPFPHRKGTLFNIVYLVGWHNDSEKSLNWITKLYNQMTPYVSKNPRCAYLNYRDIDLGRNAGRNTSYSMAEVWGHKYYKSNFKRLAMVKGEVDPENFFWNEQSIPALVF; encoded by the coding sequence ATGGCCACAAGCTCTGCAACTCGTCTCCTTCTATTTTGCTTAATCTCCATCTCAATAGCCAGAACCTGTTATTCATTTTCTAATGAAGAATTCCTCCAATGCCTTAATCTCCACACCAAAACCTCCACAGGCAACCTCTCAAAACTCCTCTACTACCCCAACACCACCTCTTACTCCAACCTTCTCCTCTCCTCCATTTCAAACACCAGATTCACCACCCCACAAACACCAAAACCCCTACTCATCTTCACACCATCTCATGAATCTCATGTCCAAGCATCTGTCCTCTGTTGTAAATACTATGCTCTTTCCCTTAGAGTTCgcagtggcggccatgactttGAAGGCCTCTCTTTCCATTCTCTAGAGAAACAACCTTTCATCATCCTAGACTTCATCAATTTCCAATCTGTGATCATTGATGTTAAACATAGTACGGCATTGGTCGAGGTCGGTGCCACTATCGGCGATGTATACTATCACATTGCCAAACAAACCACAATATTTGGTTTCCCGGCCGGCACCTGCCCCACTGTTGGCGTCGGTGGGCACATAAGCGGGGGTGGCATTGGAACTCTTGTCAGGAAGTACGGCGTCGCTGCTGACAATGTATTGGACGTAAGACTTGTGGACTTGCATGGCCGAATCTTGGACAAAGGTTCCATGGGAGAGGATCTCTTCTGGGCTGTCAGAGGTGGTGGAGCTGCAAGCTTTGGTGTTGTTCTTTCATGGAAATTGAGGCTAGTCCCAGTCCCTCAAACTGTCACTGTATTCAATGTCAGCAAGTCATTAGAGGATGGTGCAATAGATATCATTGACAAATGGCAGCACGTTGCTCACAATCTCCCAGAGGACTTGTTCATTGAGACTGTGATACAAACTATATTGAATGGTACGAAAGGAGTGGAAGTCATTTTCAATGGGTTGTATTTAGGGAAGTCTTATAAGGCTCTGGAGGTGATGAACAATAGCTTTCCTGAGATGGGAGTGGGAGTGAAGGACTTGAAGGAGATGAATTGGATTCAGTCAGTCATGTCCTTTGGTTTTTATCCTGTTGATTCCCCTCTTGAAATCCTTACAGACAGGAGCCTCCAACCAAAGGTTAATTTCAAAGCAAAGTCTGACTACGTAGTGAATCTTCTACCAAGAGCTGCATTGAAGATCTTGTGGGATAGTTTACTGCAAGTTGAAGCAGCATCCATTTCTTTTGAACCATATGGTGGGAGGATGGCTGAGATTCCAGAGTCTCAAATACCATTTCCTCATAGAAAAGGGACCCTATTCAACATCGTCTATCTTGTGGGATGGCATAATGACAGTGAAAAAAGCCTGAACTGGATTACTAAGTTATATAATCAAATGACTCCTTACGTCTCAAAGAACCCCAGGTGTGCATACTTAAACTATAGAGATATAGATTTAGGGAGGAATGCAGGGAGAAACACAAGCTATTCCATGGCTGAGGTGTGGGGTCACAAATACTACAAGAGTAACTTCAAAAGGTTGGCTATGGTTAAGGGTGAAGTTGATCCAGAGAATTTCTTTTGGAATGAACAGAGCATTCCTGCtcttgtgttttga
- the LOC120251785 gene encoding uncharacterized protein LOC120251785 isoform X4 — protein MGFGSADHRAGLRSTWFPSDLEALARYYINYKLMKKRVKLYVQQTQVDGKDHQQVLKEFSRILDEQVDRSQWDELLAYNGKVDMMMSFERRILQQSQFTTQDLQPVTDDHDVGL, from the exons ATGGGCTTTGGATCCGCTGATCATCGGGCTGGGCTTCGGAGCACTTGGTTCCCTTCAGATCTGGAGGCTCTAGCTCG ATACTATATTAATTATAAGCTAATGAAGAAGAGAGTAAAGCTGTATGTTCAACAGACTCAGGTGGATGGAAAAGATCATCAGCAAGTGCTCAAAGAATTTTCCAGGATTCTCGATGAACAG GTGGATCGCTCTCAATGGGATGAGCTGTTAGCTTATAATGGAAAAGTT gacatgatgatgagttttgagaGGAGGATTCTTCAGCAGTCGCAGTTTACCACACAGGACTTACAACCAGTTACTGACGATCATGATGTTGgcttatag
- the LOC120251785 gene encoding SPX domain-containing membrane protein OsI_17046-like isoform X5: MGFGSADHRAGLRSTWFPSDLEALARFVDLSNLKMVNFGKRLMQDQVQEWKEYYINYKLMKKRVKLYVQQTQVDGKDHQQVLKEFSRILDEQVDRSQWDELLAYNGKVVQ; the protein is encoded by the exons ATGGGCTTTGGATCCGCTGATCATCGGGCTGGGCTTCGGAGCACTTGGTTCCCTTCAGATCTGGAGGCTCTAGCTCG GTTTGTTGATTTAAGTAACCTCAAGATGGTTAATTTTGGGAAAAGGTTGATGCAAGATCAAGTCCAAGAATGGAAAGA ATACTATATTAATTATAAGCTAATGAAGAAGAGAGTAAAGCTGTATGTTCAACAGACTCAGGTGGATGGAAAAGATCATCAGCAAGTGCTCAAAGAATTTTCCAGGATTCTCGATGAACAG GTGGATCGCTCTCAATGGGATGAGCTGTTAGCTTATAATGGAAAAGTT GTACAATAG
- the LOC120251785 gene encoding uncharacterized protein LOC120251785 isoform X1, whose product MGFGSADHRAGLRSTWFPSDLEALARFVDLSNLKMVNFGKRLMQDQVQEWKEYYINYKLMKKRVKLYVQQTQVDGKDHQQVLKEFSRILDEQVDRSQWDELLAYNGKVDMMMSFERRILQQSQFTTQDLQPVTDDHDVGL is encoded by the exons ATGGGCTTTGGATCCGCTGATCATCGGGCTGGGCTTCGGAGCACTTGGTTCCCTTCAGATCTGGAGGCTCTAGCTCG GTTTGTTGATTTAAGTAACCTCAAGATGGTTAATTTTGGGAAAAGGTTGATGCAAGATCAAGTCCAAGAATGGAAAGA ATACTATATTAATTATAAGCTAATGAAGAAGAGAGTAAAGCTGTATGTTCAACAGACTCAGGTGGATGGAAAAGATCATCAGCAAGTGCTCAAAGAATTTTCCAGGATTCTCGATGAACAG GTGGATCGCTCTCAATGGGATGAGCTGTTAGCTTATAATGGAAAAGTT gacatgatgatgagttttgagaGGAGGATTCTTCAGCAGTCGCAGTTTACCACACAGGACTTACAACCAGTTACTGACGATCATGATGTTGgcttatag
- the LOC120251785 gene encoding uncharacterized protein LOC120251785 isoform X2 produces the protein MGFGSADHRAGLRSTWFPSDLEALARFVDLSNLKMVNFGKRYYINYKLMKKRVKLYVQQTQVDGKDHQQVLKEFSRILDEQVDRSQWDELLAYNGKVDMMMSFERRILQQSQFTTQDLQPVTDDHDVGL, from the exons ATGGGCTTTGGATCCGCTGATCATCGGGCTGGGCTTCGGAGCACTTGGTTCCCTTCAGATCTGGAGGCTCTAGCTCG GTTTGTTGATTTAAGTAACCTCAAGATGGTTAATTTTGGGAAAAG ATACTATATTAATTATAAGCTAATGAAGAAGAGAGTAAAGCTGTATGTTCAACAGACTCAGGTGGATGGAAAAGATCATCAGCAAGTGCTCAAAGAATTTTCCAGGATTCTCGATGAACAG GTGGATCGCTCTCAATGGGATGAGCTGTTAGCTTATAATGGAAAAGTT gacatgatgatgagttttgagaGGAGGATTCTTCAGCAGTCGCAGTTTACCACACAGGACTTACAACCAGTTACTGACGATCATGATGTTGgcttatag